CCGAAGATCCACTCCGTATTGCCAATCCGATCTATGCAGAAGTCGTCCCGCGCGAATTGACCTACGCAGCCCAGGTGGGACTCAACGAGGATACAGCATGGTACGTCAATGCCGATGGCAGTTTGAATGTGGTGAAATTAATGACCGCGTTTCAGACCTTCTTCCGCGAGCACTCAGAGCACTGGGTAGCGCGATTCCAATATCAGGAGGCAGGGCCGCAACTTTTGCTCCAGGCATTTCTCCAGCGCATTGTGAACAGCGGTGGACGCATTGAACGGGAGTATGGTTTGGGGCGTGGACGCACCGATCTGCTCATCTTATGGCCTCAGGGCGATCAGACGCGCAAAATTGTGATTGAGTGCAAACTTCTCCACAAGAGTCTGGATCAGACCATTGCCGATGGCCTGGAACAGACCGCGGAGTACATGGATCGGTGCGATGCGGAGGCGGGTCATCTGGTGATTTTTGACCGTCGTGAAGGGAGACGTTGGGCGGACAAAGTATTCCGCGATCGCCGGACATCAAGTAGTGGAGTCGAGATTGAGGTGTGGGGAATGTGACGGCATTCTCGCACATTGTCCATTTATTGATTATGATCTACAATGGACTGTCATTAGAGAGAGGATGAAAATGGATGCAAAAATCAAAAAGTTGCAGGTGGATCAGGCTGTGAAATCGCAGTCGCGGCGGGCGTTTAATCTGTCGCGGAGTATTCACGGCTGGGCAGAGCGACCATTTCGGGAATACGAGTCGTCAAAGGCGTTGGCGGCGTATTTGGAGGAGAACGGATTTCAAATTGAATTTCCGTGGAAAAATATCCCGACGGCTTTTCGCGCTACCTGGGGCACGGGCAAACCCACTATTGGCATGTTGGGTGAATATGACGCCTTGCCCAATTGCGGTGCCGAGGAGGGCACCTGGGGCCACGGCTGAGGCCATAATCTTTTGGGCGTTGCCCCGGCCGCAGGTGCGGTTGCTGCAAAAACAGTATTGGAAAATTTGAAGTCACCCGGTCAGGTCATCTATTACGGCTGTCCGGCTGAAGAGACGCTGGCGGGTAAAGTGTATATGGCCCGCGATGGCGCGTTTCGAGATCTGGATGCGGTGCTGGCGTGGCATCCGGGATCGGGTACGGGTGTTAGCAATTATGGCGGTTCGTCGCTGGATTCGTTGGTCTATGAGTTTTTTGGCAAGACGTCTCACGGCGCGAGTGCTCACAATGGGCGCAGTGCATTGGATGGTGTGATGTTGATGGATGTTGCGGCGAATTATTTGCGCGAACACGTTCCCGAAAATGTGCGTATCCACTCCGTGATTCGAGACGGTGGAGATGCGCCCAATGTGGTACCGGCTTATGCGAAGGTGTGGTACTATGTGCGGGGGAAGGATCGTGAACAGGTGAATAAAATACGCAAGCGATTGAACAAATGCGCCAGGGGTGCGGCGATGGCTACAGAAACGACTATGAAATGGCATCGTATCACGGCTGTGTATCCGCGTTTGCCAAATGATGTGATGTGCGAAACTGTACGTCAAAACCTCAAATTATTTGGTCCGCCGCGCGCTTCTAAAAAAGATAAGGAACGCGTAAAGGAATTGGGATACAAAGGTGAATTTGATGGGAAGATCAAAATGGGGAAGGGGTCACAGGGGCGCGGGTCTTCGGATGAAGATAATGTGTCGTGGCTGGCACCGATGGGTCGGTTTCAGATGGTGTGTTATACAAAGGGCACGCCGGGCCATCACCGCGATATGACCGCGCAGGCAGTAATGCCTTTTGCCGAGCGCGCGGTTTTGCAAACGGCCAAGGTGTTTGCAAAATCGGCTATTGATCTGATTTTGGACAAAAAGGTGTTGCAAGCAGCCCGTGCAGAATTTGTGAAGGGAACAAAGGAGTTTGAGTACGATCCACTGATTCCGAAACGCCAGAAGGTTCCCGTGGATCCTCCATAGAAGGAGATGAGATTTGAAAGCACAACGATTAATATGTACAGATGTCCGGCGGATTGAATTGGAAGACTTTGATCTACCGCGTGTGCCGGATAATGGCATTTTGGTGCAGAATGATTATACCGCCATGAGTGTTGGTACGGAAATTTACAATTATGCGCACGGGGGTGAACCGTCGCGTGCAAGGACATTTCCGCGGCCAACAGGGTATTGCAATACGGGTGTGGTGATCGAGGTGGGCAATGATGTGAAGGGGATAGAACCAGGTGATCGCATTTCCGCGCAGGGCAATCACGCCAGTCATGCGGTTATAAGTGGGAATTTTCTCAAGACTCCCGAAGGTGTTTCGCCCAGGTCCGCGGCTTTTATGGTTATGTGTGCGATTGCCATGCACGGGCATCGGGTTGGACGGCCAGAATTGGGTGAGGTTGTTGCGATTACTGGTATGGGTATTGTGGGCCAGTTGGCTGCGACCTTTGCGCGGTTGGCTGGCGCGCTTCCGGTTATTGCGATTGATCTGGATGATTTTCGATTGGGTAAGGCGAGAGACAGGGGGGCAGATATTTGTGTCAATCCCAATACCGCGGGGGATGTCGCCGAAGTGGTGCGCGAGCATTGCGTGGGCGATGGTGTCGATCTGGTCATTGAAGCGACAGGTATTCCCGCGGTTTATCCCATGGCGCTGACTTTGCCGCGGTTGGGGGGGCGTCTGGTCGCGCTGGGGTCTCCGCGAGGTACCGTGGAAGTGAGTTTTTTGCCCGAGATTCACTTGCGCGAGATCACGATTCTGGGCGCGCATCAGCCCAAGACGCCGGATAATGACCATATTTATTATCCGTGGAGCAAGCGCAGAGATCGCGAGTTGATTTTGCGTTTGATGGCTGCGGGCAAGTTGCCTATCGAAGATTTGATTACCCATGTTGTCCATCCCGTCGATTGCCAGACTACCTACGACATGCTCGCCGATAACCCGAGAGAAGTGTTGGGCGTGGTATTTGAGTGGAGGTGATCTCGCCTGCTGAAATAAAATCCCTGTCAGAACCATAGAGGAGATCGAATATGAGACACCACTCTTTTAAAAATTACAAGTACGGCCTCCATGAGCGGAATGTATTTGATTTTTATCCGGCA
This genomic window from Gemmatimonadota bacterium contains:
- a CDS encoding ATP-binding protein, which codes for EDPLRIANPIYAEVVPRELTYAAQVGLNEDTAWYVNADGSLNVVKLMTAFQTFFREHSEHWVARFQYQEAGPQLLLQAFLQRIVNSGGRIEREYGLGRGRTDLLILWPQGDQTRKIVIECKLLHKSLDQTIADGLEQTAEYMDRCDAEAGHLVIFDRREGRRWADKVFRDRRTSSSGVEIEVWGM
- a CDS encoding peptidase dimerization domain-containing protein, encoding MGVAPAAGAVAAKTVLENLKSPGQVIYYGCPAEETLAGKVYMARDGAFRDLDAVLAWHPGSGTGVSNYGGSSLDSLVYEFFGKTSHGASAHNGRSALDGVMLMDVAANYLREHVPENVRIHSVIRDGGDAPNVVPAYAKVWYYVRGKDREQVNKIRKRLNKCARGAAMATETTMKWHRITAVYPRLPNDVMCETVRQNLKLFGPPRASKKDKERVKELGYKGEFDGKIKMGKGSQGRGSSDEDNVSWLAPMGRFQMVCYTKGTPGHHRDMTAQAVMPFAERAVLQTAKVFAKSAIDLILDKKVLQAARAEFVKGTKEFEYDPLIPKRQKVPVDPP
- a CDS encoding zinc-binding alcohol dehydrogenase codes for the protein MKAQRLICTDVRRIELEDFDLPRVPDNGILVQNDYTAMSVGTEIYNYAHGGEPSRARTFPRPTGYCNTGVVIEVGNDVKGIEPGDRISAQGNHASHAVISGNFLKTPEGVSPRSAAFMVMCAIAMHGHRVGRPELGEVVAITGMGIVGQLAATFARLAGALPVIAIDLDDFRLGKARDRGADICVNPNTAGDVAEVVREHCVGDGVDLVIEATGIPAVYPMALTLPRLGGRLVALGSPRGTVEVSFLPEIHLREITILGAHQPKTPDNDHIYYPWSKRRDRELILRLMAAGKLPIEDLITHVVHPVDCQTTYDMLADNPREVLGVVFEWR